The genomic DNA AAACttttaaagagaaacaaaatcttcaagAATTGGTACCAAAACCTCTTCATACTTGCAAGATAAGAGGAAGGATTTAGCTTGTCCATATGCTTCTTTGGAGTATCAGACATAAGCGGGATTCTTTTAACAACCAATGCCCTACATCCCTGAGACgacaacaaaaattaacacCAAGTAGCCGCATGTTCAATGAGAATCACCTAGTATCAAACACTGTAACATCATGGCTGCTTCATTTCAACAAAAGCTATATACCTGTTCACGAACAACATTAAGCACATGCACGAGGGTGAAGTGGACCAGATATAAATTCCCTAGGCCTGAACTCAATCACCAACCAAAGAATCTTTGTTtacattgaagaagaaaagttagaaaacaaaacataaaaaatccAGCAAGGCAAACTTCAGCGTTTTCAACATGATCTCTATGATTAAAATAACTTTGGCAAATATTAAAGTCAGAAGTGCAAACTAGAACTTACAATTATGTTAAAACGTGACACCAGACCAAGGTGGGAGGTAGACATCTACAGGTCAACAAGCATAATTGATGGACTTTAAGCATCTAAAGAGCTTTGAGTATCTGAACCTCTCGCTTGACGTCCTCAACGGCAATAGGAAGAACCATCTGAGAAGAGCATGAACAATCAAAAGCTTTGTAAAAAAATGGAGAATCAGTCCAGTTTGTTACATTCCGGAAATGAAGACAAGACCAAATCATCACCTCATAATCATCCTGTACACTGCAACATCGATAAAGAAAGGCACCTCAAACATTAACCACACCATACATACTCAAGATACCCTAAATGTACATTCCATATTGATTTCAGAACCATTAATCCCACGAATCACCCAGAACCAATCTAACACAACAGCCAAACATGTAGAAATCGAAGCAATTAGGTTTAATGAAAGAAGAATCCAAAAGGAGAAGGAAGACGATACCCCCATTGAACAACAAGAGACTCGTAATCCCAATAACCCTTAGGTCTAACAATGTTGACACAAGCGTAAACCCTAGATTTCGACGGCACATCAGCACGCCGGATAGATTTACCGATCTTCTGCGCCAGCGTATCCGATTTAACTTTCACACGCGATAGCTGTTGCTGCTGATCCCGTGGATGCTGACGGTAAAGAGAGGCGTTGGATGCGAAACGACGGAGACGGTCCCGGAGCGAGGAGAATAGGATGTTTCTCTTCCCCGGAGACGACGAAGAGAGGTTTGAAGAGGCAGAGAAACCATTGTGGAATGAATCAATGAATGAATTGCGTAAACATAAAGCAgattatgatatgatttttagaaggagaacaagaagaagaagcttacttTTATGGAGGCCGGCGACGAGTTCACGGTCGAGTCAATGACAAAGGCGAAGAGACCTAATTTTAGAtctgggaattttttttttcttctttctttcttatgttttgtcgtggtaagtttttttttgttttggtttagagAGGGTGTGACCATGGTAAAGAGTGATATTTTGTCAAACTTTTACTAAGTATTTGGGGGAAAGAGTGTTTTTTGGTTCCcgcttatatatttttaggtttagCATTTATAAAACGCTatcatatagttttatttttaagattttatcaATGATAACATTTACAAAAATTGCGCTATGCTTTTCTGCTAgctcatatttcttgtagtgtattcATAAGGACTGCCATTTAAAATGTCAATCACAAACATTTTTACTGAAACATGTGATACGTACgtcccaaaaaaaatacattacttTTTAGCAAAGAGTAACCATCTTGAAAAATGAAAGCATGCTGCATGCATCATGCATGATAACGTTAAGTGCCATTACAGCAATtagtttaaacaaaaagaaaagataagagagagaatAACTAATTATCGATGACAAGGCGGCACCAAAGAGTTATATGTATAAAGCTAATTAATAGATATCCGAAGCCGATCAAGGAGATTCAAGCTACTTAATTACTTGACAAGATGAAAACACACATCGGTTCTCATTTTACAATTTGGTTAGCAAAACTGTAAAAAATCATCAAAGTGTCACTATGAATGGATTACAACGGACATTGGTTAGTCGATCTCATTGATATTTGCGAAGAGGGTCATAACTCATAAGCCGATTAAAACTTCAATATTTATCCTGATAATGTATATATGTCTGTCTCGATTCATATGGAAAAAATAAGTTTGATCGATCATATTATGTTTCGATTCAGATTGGCTTTACACTGTGAATAATTAAGAAAGATAAAcataatacaaattcaaattgaactaataaattacaaaagagCAAAGAACTTGAGTGAATATTCTCATTCCTCAGTAATTTATAGTTAAAAGTGTGGAACCGAACTATATCGATGTTCGTTGTAATCCATTCACAGAGTCAATAAAGTCATAAACCgactaaaaacatataaatccATTCAGTGAgatttgagaagagagagagtcatCGATCTCACTGAtatttgagaagagagagtCATAAACCGTCTAAAAACTTCAATCTATATCCtaattttggataattataTATGCAGtcctatatttatatatgtctgTCTCGGTTCATatggtaaaaataaatttgatcatATTATTTTTTCGATTCAGATTGGCTTTACACTgaataattaagaaatatatatacataaacattatacaaataaaaattgaactATAAATTACAAAGGAGTAAAcaaaatgaacatatatatctatatatatatatattgaatattcTCATTTCTTATGTTGTATCGTCCCTTATACATTTGAATATTCTCTCATtcctaattattttgttatctcGAGTCATGATCATGGACCATAACAGTGACAATGGACGCCCCCCTTATGACTCTCGCACCGTCCAGTGCAAGACGTTGGATAGACGCTTTCACATTCGGTTTTACATGAGTCGTCTACACATGGAGCTAGTGTCGTACCTGG from Camelina sativa cultivar DH55 chromosome 7, Cs, whole genome shotgun sequence includes the following:
- the LOC104704208 gene encoding casein kinase II subunit alpha-4, chloroplastic-like, yielding SALCLRNSFIDSFHNGFSASSNLSSSSPGKRNILFSSLRDRLRRFASNASLYRQHPRDQQQQLSRVKVKSDTLAQKIGKSIRRADVPSKSRVYACVNIVRPKGYWDYESLVVQWGVQDDYEVMIWSCLHFRNVTNWTDSPFFYKAFDCSCSSQMVLPIAVEDVKREVQILKAL